The Coffea arabica cultivar ET-39 chromosome 6e, Coffea Arabica ET-39 HiFi, whole genome shotgun sequence genome contains the following window.
GCAGGGGGGAAATAAAATTCTTAAACAGACTAAAAAACCATAACAATTACAAAGACTACAGCGAGAACCGAGCAAACAAACGAATAATTAAAGGATAAAGATAAAagcaaaggaaatgaaagaagaaCATGCCTTATATCCATCGTCAAAGAGGACAGGGCGGGAGAGGAGAGCAAAGATGtcttttttggataatttttggtAGCGTTCTGGAGGAAATAGTTCAAGGAGTTGTTGGTAGTTAGGTGGCAGCTTAGCTTCCCAGACAGCATCGGAGGAAGCGGCGCCGCGGAAAGCGCGGTTGAGCCGAGCCAAGTTGCATATCTCAGGGGGGGTTAAGTATAAAAAAACACACGCCACGCAACTTTCCGGTATATCCCCCAACCCTGGTCCACCGTTCGCCGCTCCGTTCTCCGTTAAGTTGGATAACGATGCGCCCAtagattcttttcttcttcctccttttttttccctttctcggGGGACTTCCCGTTTCTTTTGGGACGGTGGTCGTGGGGTGGTCAAATCATGATTCTTGTATTTACTTCTGACAGGGTGAAGGGAGGTGGTGGCGTCGCCGGGAATAGCGGTGGTGGAAATTGGCGGACACGGGGAGGGTGAATTATGAGGGACGCGGTGAAGAACGAGACTCAGGGAGGTGGATTATGGAAGGCGGTTGAATTAAATTGAATtttctattacttttttttGGCATGTCTGTTACcgatttcttccatttcttttgTTGAAGATTGTTCTTGTGCTTCGgtcctttcttgtttttcttgggTATTGTTCTATGATTGTATTTCGGTCGTAGACAAACCCGAGTCTCCTCTTTTtgttttgggataatttcagaaaactcccctgaggtttctatcAATTTCACTAAGCTCTCCTAaggttttgaaaattatatatacatCCCATGTCATTTAAACTGATACTtttacccttaaatattttaatgaaattcctTTATATGGTatgcttatacttagaatgagttttaaattttttttcatttttttccttcttattttttttttcgccAATAAAACTATAGAACTACCACTATTGCCTTTAATTTCTATTGTAATTAAATGTCaaactagtgattttttttacgagttaattttatatgtaatccaatgtttttaatgatttttattttctatgttttggtataaaaattaacaataaatcaaaaagaaattacccaaaatcactactaaattatgaCCGTTTGGATtggccattttttcaaaaacaagtttttcaaatacaatattacagtaatacacaataactcaaaaaacatttcatccatacaatatattaaatattttaaaaatttttatagtaaaaaattttcatatatattgctacagtaaaatttttcaaaaaaaacagctaatccaaaaaTGTTtgtaaattaataaaatttaaataaattatttcaacatttttttcTATCTTaaaaatctaaatccataataaaataccattaaaAGTATCAtatcatagtgataaaattattattatagttgtttatcaaatagtaaatatgaacatgaaaaatttggcatactttccttataattatactaaataatcttataattgtatagaaaaataaattaaaactcattacacaagggcattttgggtaatcatttaaaaatttgaccaaatcaatattattttaatattttgttattaaaactatcaaatcaagggaggtaagtgtaatttttaaaattttaagggAGCCTAATGAAATTTctaaaaacctcaggggaggtttctgaaattatcccttttgtttttgttggcTGATACAGAAGTTAATAGCTGCGCTAACATATGACACGTGTGTGTAATAAATGAATTTTGAAgtctgaaatttggaatttaaatttattgaattattaaattattagatattaaatctaatatatatttaaatgtatattacatcaagtaagttttatttgaaatatttagtGTTACCTGATTAATTCAgatattttagtttttgttatcaaacatgtctgaacatgttaaaatatgaaatcattaaatttaagtgttaaattgagttatcaaataAGACATTAAACAATTATATCGTATAGAATAAGAAAAAGTCAAATGTGTTATATCTCACAGGAGCGCATTAAATGATCAGCATAGGTTTGataaatttgaaatctgaatatTTTAAGCTAGTGGGTTGTTAAGTACtgaaattttaatatttgaCGTATTTTACATTAAATTATAAATAGATAaattatcacttatttttttgaATATGTTTTGTTTAAATAATTCATGGCCATTTAGTTAATTATGATGTTATACGTTTAGTTATTAAATACATCTGAAcatattaagatttgaatctATGAAATTTAAATACTCAATTAAGTTATCAAAAAGAGCCTCATTGAATTAAAACTCGAATGGTTTGAATATCTCAAGATGTCCAACGTAATTTTGAcaaattggtttaatttttctACAATTAAAGTACAACTTTTTCCTCAAAGAAGCCCGAAATTACCTTTTCAATGCTCCCTAGTCGATAGTGAGCGGCCCGGGGACTGGGGGCATttaaactttaatattttctgtTATTAAATGATAAATACAAGCGAAAAACTTTATCATAAACTGAATACTAGAGATCAGAAGCAAACAAAAAACTATATACAAAAACTATATACAAAGGAAGAGGTCGCTTTTTGGTGTAAATTACAAGCTATCACAttataattttcttaaattattcTTCATGTATTATTATACATCCACTGTCACGTTTCCTCCTACCCTCTTActatttgtatattttatttatGTAAATGCTATTTTTTTATGTatgtattaaaaaaatataaaaccaaTTCTCATTACAAAAAATTGATCTCAACAAGTATCATTAAAAATTtgtaaatattttaataaatgcACACACATCGAGAGTGTGCAGTAAACATTTATATTGTGTATCgggcaaataaaaaaaataaaaaaaggggggccggggggggggggggggcctCCAAGTTTTCCACGAATAACCAGAGGTATGAGAAACCGGGCGTTTTCTTGGGGTGTAAGTTTGGTTCTGTCTGGATAACTTGTACAGGGCCTTATGTCATCTTTTGAATTCCGTTGGGTCACATTTTAGGCAaacttatgattttttttctttttaaattattCTACTTGGAAAGACGTCCAAGCCCGCAGCCCACGCTACATATCTTCTTTTGCggtcccatgattttttttttcttttaatctctTCTGGTGGGACCAAAAGGAGGCCGAATTAGGAAAACTGACCGCACACGCACAAAGGCGACATTATGATTTCATGTCACGTATCGGTTGGCCAAATAATAGtaaacctcttttttttttttcacttttatctcgaGCTTTAGACTTttacaaacaaacaagaaaaaaagtttCCTAAACCACCAAGAGCTTTAGACTTTGCTCAGTCGCTGTCAAAGAGGACTTAACACCCCCCCGCGGCGGCGTTGGGTGTTGGATTATAAATACGGGTTCAAATTTTAtctgtaatttaaaaaaattaaaaatagcgTTAAAATATCTCTTTGATCTAATCAGGTCTGTATATCTGTTAGATCCTGATACAATACTCTTTAGGCTCTCTTTTCCATATAAATTAGGATAGAATAGGTTATATAATTATTATCgttgtcgaaaaaaaaaaaagaaagatttccCTATCTAGTTTATTTAATTGACCAGTAGAATCCGTAGCAACTTTTGCGGATACTCTTATTTATTTTCCGCTGTTtataagtactcataatataacTACCTGCTATATTACATGTTTTGCTGCTTAATACTTAATAGTAGGGTGAAGTGAAGTGAAGACCAAACCTTTAAGGAAGACAGCTTAATAGTAAGTAGCAGGAATTTTTTAAAACttactccgtttggattagttgttttttggtttgtttttcaaaaacactactgtagcattttgaatctgaaaaataagtccgtttggattagttgttttttgggttgtttttcaaaaactatatgaaaaacttttactgtagatttttttggattatttttagaggtatttttgaaacatatttttgagtatttttagaatattataatttttatatttttatataaatatacatttatgcatttataatacatttatatttacaaatgtatagatgtatattattataaatgtataaattataaatgaatattatataaatgtataaatgtataaattataaattatatatatttatataaatatacatttatacatttataatacatttatatatatatttataaattaatatatttatatattcatataaaaatatataaatgtattatattatatataatacataatataaatatatttataaatgtataagtgtatattattataagtgtataaattataaatgaatattataaatatattataaattataagtgtatattattataaatgtataaattataaatgaatattataaatgtataaattaatatattataaatatatattaatattatgtagaaatgtatttatataattaatataaatgtatatatgtattgatattatgtataaatgtaaaattaatattatgtatattaatataaatgtataaatgtataatattatatgtaatacattatataaatgtaaatttaaatgtataagtgtatattatttaaaatgtataaattataaataaatattatataaatgtataaattaatatattgtaaatatatattaatattatgtagaaatgtattaatataattaatataaatgtatacatgtattaatattatgtataaatgtaaaattaatattatgtatattaatataaatgtataaatgtattataaatgtattatattatatattatacataatatacatgtatattataaatatacataaatatttatatattatgtataaatgtacatttatataaatgtataatatattatatattatattatatataatttatataacctataatatttatgtaaatatattataaatatattataaataaaataaaatatttataatatgtatgtataaatatataatattagaaatgtataatatatataatatacattattattaatataatttatgtataatatacataattgaaatatacatattaatatatattataaaacaaaattgaataaatatatttataaatttatatataaataaatatatttatataaatatataatatttatttcaatttatataatatatataatattatacataattgaaataaatatatttatattaatacaatatatatactatacataattgaaatatacatattaaaatacatatttgaaatatacatattaaaatatattaaaatacataattgaaatatacatattaaaatacataattaaaatatacaaattgaaatatacttattaaaatatacaaattaaatatacataattgaaatatatttggagttgtttttgatatattgcttggatatggtgtttttgaagttgttttcgaaatacacatttactgtagcatttggaatgtgaaaaacagtttttcaaaaacaggtgCAAAAACACTCAGTCCAAACGCAGCCACTAGTATTTTAATGCTCCttaaagaaaagtagaaaacgTGAAgatgtggggggggggggggggttccgAGTTCTGAGTTCTGCCCGACCGGCACTCTCTCAGCTCTCAGTATAAAATCCTATACGTTTCAACGCCGGTCCCACCGCCAAGTCTCCCTGAATGAACGGCTAGGATTTATTATTAGTTAAACAAACAGAGCAAAGAACGGTCAAAAATCGTCAAAGGGGGACGACTGTTTTGCAACAATCCTGTGGACTCACTTCTCCAATCCCACCACCTTTAACAAGGCAAGGCTGCTGATGAAATGAAAGCCTAAAACAATGGGCAGGCCGTCTTACTAGTTACTGCCAGCCCCCCTAATGTCTGTCTCGCGTCTGTCTACTGTCTAAAACCAGCTGCTGCTCTTCCCCCTGTATAGACTGCACGCTCCTTCCTTCCGCCCGTCCCGATCCATCTGCATCTCTCCTGGTATTGCACCCCCGGTAAagctcctctctctctctctctctctctctctctctttttatcAATCTTTCTCTCTATAATGATGCTTTATAACACTGCCCAAAACTAGTTTCTGTTATTAAAGCACTTTCCTTCTAACACATTCTTGAGTATTCCTCCAAGTTTCACTTTACAAATTtggtactctctctctctctctctctttttttttttgaacttctAACATTTCATTATCAATCTTATTATTGTTAGCTTAACATTTAGATTTGGGATAAATGTATTTGTATTAGATCATGCGATTTTTGCTAAATTTGGATATTcaagatttcatttttttttgaagtagtTTAGAAATATATGTAcaactttatttaagaaaaaaagtAAGCTGAATGGAATCTGATGGTATGGCTGCCGGTGGAGGAATGTATTCAAATATGGGTTCAGGAATGCTAGGGCTGGAAATATCACTGCACCACCAATTACCCCAAGGGCAAACCACACAGAACCCACACCACATGCAGCCACAACCACCACAACAACAGCTTCAACCACCACCACCGCCATCACACCACCCAATGGTTGTCTTTGGCCATCACGAGGCCGACCAGCACCACCACCCCCAACACGCTCAGCTTTCTTCAAAACAAGCCTACCCTTTTTCTGCTAAGGCCAAGAACCAAGCTTTAGCACCCAGTGATGATGATGAGCCTGGGCTTGGCACTGAAAACAGTGCTGATACTGATGGGATGAGAAAAATATCTCCTTGGCAGAGAATGAAGTGGACTGATAATATGGTGAGGTTGTTGATAATGGTGGTATTTTACATCGGTGATGAGGTTGGCTCTGAAGGAAATGATCCTGCTGGGAAAAAGAAGGGGGCCGGTGGTGTTCTGCAGAAGAAGGGAAAGTGGAAATCAGTGTCGAGGGCGATGATGGAGAGAGGGTTCTTTGTGTCTCCACAGCAGTGTGAGGATAAGTTCAATGATTTGAATAAGAGGTACAAGAGGGTAAATGATATTCTTGGAAAGGGGACTGCTTGCAGAGTTGTGGAGAATCAGAGTTTGCTTGATACGATGGACCATTTGTCGGCCAAAATGAAGGAAGAAGTGAAGAAATTGTTGAGCTCTAAGCACTTGTTCTTCAGAGAAATGTGTGCTTATCATAATAGTTGTGGTCACGGTGGTACTGGCGGTGCTAGCAGCAGTGGAGCTGCTCAGCAGTCGACGGAGGTCGGAGGAGTAGAGCCATCATCACAGATGCAGCAGCAGCAAAGGTGTTTGCATACATCAGAAAATGCCTCTACTCCACCTAATCTAGCCAGGTGTGAGGTGGAGGGATCGAAAACGACTAAAGGGCGGAGTTTTGAAGAAGATAATGACGAGGATGACGACGATGACGACGACGATGACGAGTATGAGGATGATGTAGTTGAAGGTGGAGCAAGCGGTTATGAACACGGCCACCCCGAGGAAGATGATGACACCCCTGATGAAAGATGCTCGAGGAAGAGGCAGCGAAAAGGCATTTTTCTTCCCCCCTTGGTTCAGCAAATGAGCACTGAATTAATGAAAGTGCTGCAAGATGAAAGCAAGAATTCGGCAGAGAAAAGGCAGTGGATAAAAAATCGGCTGTTGCAATTGGAGGAGAGGCATGTAGGATTCCAAAGCGAAGCCTTTGAGCTTGAGAAGCAGAGATTAAAATGGGTGAAATTCAGTAGCAAGAAGGAAAGGGAAATGGAAAGGGACAAGCTTAGCAATGACAGATTAAGGTTAGAGAATGAAAGAATGATGCTTCTAATTCGACAGAAGGAGCTTGAGTTGCTTGATGTTTaccaacagcagcagcagcagcatcaATCGTCAAGGAAGAGCGACCCTTCATCCATTACAGGATGAATTGTACAGTAGGTTAGACGAAACTGGGACAGAGTAGGTGGAAACCACCAATGGTGGTTGTAGACatattccaaaatttctttttaaagATTTAGAAAGTCATATAGTCTTCTTGTAGTAATAGGAACTGAGAAGTAGTTAAACATTTGGAAGAATTCTCCAAAAATAATCCATCAGTTGCACGCTCAGTAGGTGGAAACCACCAATGGTTGTTGGAGACatattccaaaatttctttttaaagatttttttttattaaagtcATAGTCTTCTTGTGGTAATAAGAACTGAGTAGTAGTTAACATTTGCAAGAAATCTGCAAAAATGATCCATCAGTTGCACGCCCAGTGGGACTCGAACCCACAATCGCCTGATTAGAAGTCAGACGCCTTATCCATTAGGCCATGGGCGCTCATTTGTTCAATGTAATTATACTCTGTATATTTTTACGATGCATAAATGATATAACCATATTTCAATTTATTATTCTCAAAGAATTGCAATTTTGGACTCAGCATGAGCGCTTTCAATTCCTAAAATTTGGAATGTTTAGGGCGTAAGCACTTTTAATTCctaaattttgaaagaaagcAATGTTTTAATCCTTAAGTGCATTTAGTCTTGTTGCCTAATTTTTACTAATTGTTATTGAAATTCGGTCACATGCTGTTATATTCCagcaattaaattttttaaaagaatttaaaattttgaaattaatatTGTTGGCCAAAAAAGGACCAATTATTTATGTGCTGATCATGTGAGTTAATTTGAAATATACAAAAgttcaattgaaaaaaaaatttaggtaaaaaataattattcacatgaccagtatatgaataattagtcatatattattataaattacAGCTAgcaactttattttatttatttttttaatttttttaaaattttgttggtGCCACATAAATAGATTATGAtagtaattggtaaaaatcaATCATTAGAACTAAATGTGGATAAAAACTAAAACATTTAGGACCACATTTGGTTTTATCTAAATTTTAAGGACTTAGAGCTCTAATACCCCAACTAAAAATCATTCATTAGGACTAAAAGctcttccttcaaaaaaaaaaaaaaaaaaggactaaaAGCTCTACATTTGCGTGACTTGCACTCGTACCCTTTTTTTCTTATGTTGTTACATCCAACTACAACGCCTAGCTTAAGGTGGAACTTTTAATATGGAGAGGAAATTGTCTTCTTGAGAGTTTCATTAAATATAAGGCTTTTCAATGGAAACATTGAGGAATTTTATTGGaccacttttttctttttcctttgtgcAAGAGAAAAAGACAAGCGGGATTCAAAAGCTATGGAACCTAAATGGGGGGGCAGCACCAAGGGAGATAAGCAGAATTCCCGTACCGACAGTACCAAGTTTCCCCAACACACATTAGCCGCTTAGCCCTGAACCACTACCAATTGGTATCCTAGCAACCCAACTTCCACACAGTGCACACAGAACACGAATGTCTTGTTGGACATTAACCTCAGAAAGCATATAAATCCCAAACTATTTGGACCGTCAGCATTAGTGCCTTTTGAGTCGTGGAATTCTGAATAATTACACTCGTGCTGTCGTGCCACCGCCAACCACCATTTTGCGAAATTCCATGACGTTGAGGAATATATTGGCATGTCCACATTCCACAAGCACAAGAAAAGTCTCAAATTAGATATTGAATCCAAAAAGACACGACCTATGCTTAAAGCAAGTTGAAAACAACTGCGTTGCTATTTGAATTCGAGAATACATAAACTTCCCACCAAGAATTGACATGTATGCATGTTTTCGTGATGCAGTCTGCCAACTAAACCCCGAGGTATGAAATTCGAAGACAAGATATGGCCTGTCTTAAAACCACACAGCATAAACAACAACTAGCATCTAAGCTAGTCTTCAAGTTCAATAATCTTCACGACAGATGCATCTCCAACTTTTTGACAAACAACAACTCGGTCATGTGACTTTATGACTCCTGAAGCCTTTCCATGGTCAAGTGCAACCTTCAAAACTGACTCATTGGTAGCATTTGTTGACTCCGCCTGCAGAATGTGTGTAAAGCAAGAATTTACTAAAGTCCGTGGTCAAAGGATCACAAAAACCTATTGCTTCGAATAATAATAGCCTAATATTGATAGCCATAAGCGCATGATGAATTGCACATTAGTGGGAGAAATTGTACATTTAAGGCGATTAGAGTCTAGACTCTAGACATGCCCAGCACGGGCAAATACCTAAACCTAAAGTTGGGATTATTATGATTGTCAGCAGCATTTCTGGATGCAAAGAACAACAGAAACCTAGGATAGATGACTGAAGAACAAGAATAAAAGAGGAAATAGAATAACTACAGACTTTCCAGAATATTTCAACTATGAGAAAGCCATGGAGTACGCAATGCATCTGACTATAATCACAAGCCAAGTGCTGGTCATAACATCGCTAAACAGCAAATAGCAACCAGGACTCAGTATGGTAAAGAAAAAATGTCCATCAGAAGATCAAAATCAGAAAGGGCAAGCAAAAAGTCAATACTATCAGGAATTAGAAACAATTCTGCACGGAGGTAATGATAAAGGATTAGTTTCAGGAGTTAGAAATACGTTCCAATTTAGTTCACATCAAATCAGACAGGgaaggaaaaggtgaagaaagCAAAACTCACAGGATGTCGTGGATCAGCGAGCATAGGAAAGAGACCTCGGACAATGAGTGATTGCCTTGCCTAAAATGCAGAAAttgaaaattacaaaaattattCCATCAGCCAGGTAGCCAAGCCACGAAACAACAGGGCAAGGAAAATGACAATTAACTTAAACTGAAAAAATATGTTgtaatgaagaagaagaaagagacgAATAAACCCCTAAATGATGAAATCTCTGCCACACTGCCAACCATCAGGTTATTAGCGAGTCGGCATTCTTTTAATTTGCTTGACTATTATTTTGATACATAACCATAGTCCCGTTTACAAATGCATAAGAAAGGATCTTGGTTACATAAAGCAGAAGTGCATTGGCTgaccttttttttcttgtgttatattTTAGACTTCAAATTTTCCCCTAGACTAATATTAACCATGAGTACATAGTAAGAGACATCACACTAAACCAATACCAATATCTACACCATAAAAcctctcaattatttttttgtcaacatTTTCAAAGTTGCACATGCATTTGTGTTTTTCCCACTAgtcaatttgaaattaaaaccaTTTTTAATTTGAAGTGCATTGGCTgaccttttttttcttgtgttatattTTTAGACTTCAAATTTTCCCCTAGACTAATATTaactagaggtggcaatttggattgaaatccatttatccatccatataatccataattaaatggatttggattatccatttatagtattggttttaaatggttgatcaaagtaaaaccattaaattaaatggatttatatggattatccataaaaaccatatatatccatttacttaaaaaccaaataaaagaaatgaaaaggaaataaCTAAAACCATATATTTCTTCACGTTATTGAGCAGCGAGTCATAGAGTGAGAGAGTCACCAGACTTAGACCCGCACACAAACAAAACGGGACCAACTAATTTAACCATATATTAACTGCACAGTCTGCACCCACACATGTATGTGTATTTACCTAATAATaacgattaaaaaaaaaaaaagaaagtcccAGTAAATATTTTGCACTACCAGTAATCTTAGCCACCTTTATTAGTTTCTCTTTGGTTTATCTTCATTGTTTATCCTTTCGTGCGGTggatcattattattattaatttttctctttttctacttTTACACTTGTAATTATCAGATTAAAGACCTTGTCCTTCTCCTCTTCTTGGACTTGGACCAGTTTAGTAGTAGTAATAAATTGCAGTGCTTAATTGATATATCAGGCACTCAGGAAAGAAAATTAAGGTTGTTCTGGTTATTAACTTCACGTCTATCATAGACATTTTATTTTGGATCATTTGGAGATAAAAGCGTCTATAGAAATGTTAAAAAGATTATAATCTGTGGCTGGAGAAGAGTAAAGACTGAACAATTCTGAATTATATTGATGTATACTTACTTTATGGAATGAAAAATATAATATCTGACGAGTAATAAAgaatacatacacacacatataaaaTCTAAGTATTTTGTCCTTTTTCTCATTCATATACAACTAAAATTTACAAGTACACAAAAAAGTATCTTCATATTACAAGAAAtggtaatacaaaaaaaaataaccaaaatatataaatggattataaatggataattggtttttatttaatccatttagatccatccatttagatccatttattaaatggatctaaatggattggataaatttcatccaccatccattaagtcaaaaccaattatgaacCATTTATCCATATTGCCACCTCTAATATTAACCATGAATACATAGTAAGAGACATCACACTAAACCATTACCAACATCTACACCATAAAAcctctcaattattttttttgtcaacatttTCAAAGTTGCACATGCATGTGTGTTTTTTTCCATTAgtcaatttgaaattaaaaccaTTTTTACCCTGTACAAAGGTCAATCAGGACAAGTCAAAACCATCGCACCATGTATAAGTGAACAGTAGAAACTAAAACCATTTCACATATAGATACTTCCCATTCATCAGATGAATTGAGCTCAAGCATTTTTACTGCAAGTAAAAAGAGAAAGGTTTCTCAATAGCATACCTCAAATGCACCACTGAAACTCCACTTCAATTGATTTGTCTTAAGTCGAGGAATGACAACAGATAGTACCGGCATTGTTGGCCTGTACTTTGCTATTAATCTGCAATAACCAAAACAAAAGTTGAAAACCTGAGTACCAATAcacaaaaagttgaaatattcccaagattaaaaaaaaaaacacaaatagAATGAAAATTGTAACAGTACCTTGCAGCCCTTCCAGATGAAGTGAAACAAATGATAACAGATGCCTTGACTTTAATAGCTGCCCGTACCTGGGCAGAGAAATAGTTGTCAAAATCCATGTTTAAATGCATTCAAGTCGCTGAGGAATAATGAACAGGTGAGGTACAAAACTAGCAACAACAAAAAGAACATACTGCAGAGGAAGCAATTGATTCCAAGTGGGTCATGGGTTCTCCAACATACTTGACAGTCCTCTTGAAGTATAGATCTTGATTGAAAACCTTCTCGGCCTGCATCCAACATTATAAGATGGTGTAGTTACACAAGAAGTGACAACTTAAAAGCAAATTTGAAAtaacagaaaacaaaaataaaaagcaaaactAGTTACCAACTAAATCACAA
Protein-coding sequences here:
- the LOC140009350 gene encoding uncharacterized protein, whose protein sequence is MESDGMAAGGGMYSNMGSGMLGLEISLHHQLPQGQTTQNPHHMQPQPPQQQLQPPPPPSHHPMVVFGHHEADQHHHPQHAQLSSKQAYPFSAKAKNQALAPSDDDEPGLGTENSADTDGMRKISPWQRMKWTDNMVRLLIMVVFYIGDEVGSEGNDPAGKKKGAGGVLQKKGKWKSVSRAMMERGFFVSPQQCEDKFNDLNKRYKRVNDILGKGTACRVVENQSLLDTMDHLSAKMKEEVKKLLSSKHLFFREMCAYHNSCGHGGTGGASSSGAAQQSTEVGGVEPSSQMQQQQRCLHTSENASTPPNLARCEVEGSKTTKGRSFEEDNDEDDDDDDDDDEYEDDVVEGGASGYEHGHPEEDDDTPDERCSRKRQRKGIFLPPLVQQMSTELMKVLQDESKNSAEKRQWIKNRLLQLEERHVGFQSEAFELEKQRLKWVKFSSKKEREMERDKLSNDRLRLENERMMLLIRQKELELLDVYQQQQQQHQSSRKSDPSSITG